The following coding sequences are from one Acipenser ruthenus chromosome 7, fAciRut3.2 maternal haplotype, whole genome shotgun sequence window:
- the LOC117415188 gene encoding U1 small nuclear ribonucleoprotein A-like: MAMQDVRPNHTIYINNLNEKIKKDELKKSLYAIFSQFGQILDILVSRSLKMRGQAFVIFKEVNSASNALRSMQGFPFYDKPMRIQYSKMDSDIIAKVKGTFVERDKKREKRKVKGQEVVGGKKAVPGGVVPVASAVPAQVPGMPPMNQAPRMMPMPGQPPYMPPPGMMPPPGMGPGQMPPHGMAPGQMMPGQMPHPQQVPENPPNHILFLTNLPEETNELMLSMLFNQFPGFKEVRLVPGRHDIAFVEFENEVQAGAARDALQGFKITQSNAMKISFAKK, translated from the exons ATGGCGATGCAAGATGTTCGGCCCAACCACACCATCTACATCAACAACCTGAACGAGAAGATCAAGAAGGATG AGTTGAAGAAGTCCCTGTACGCGATCTTCTCTCAGTTCGGGCAGATCCTGGACATCCTGGTGTCTCGCTCTCTGAAGATGAGGGGCCAGGCCTTTGTTATCTTCAAGGAGGTGAACAGTGCCTCCAACGCCCTGCGCTCCATGCAGGGCTTCCCGTTCTACGACAAGCCCATG CGCATCCAGTATTCCAAGATGGACTCTGACATCATCGCGAAGGTGAAGGGTACCTTCGTGGAGCGGGACAAGAAGAGGGAGAAGAGGAAGGTGAAGGGTCAGGAGGTGGTGGGAGGGAAGAAGGCTGTGCCTGGAGGTGTGGTACCTGTGGCCAGCGCTGTGCCAGCGCAAGTACCG GGCATGCCGCCCATGAACCAGGCTCCCCGCATGATGCCGATGCCAGGGCAGCCTCCCTACATGCCTCCCCCTGGCATGATGCCTCCTCCTGGGATGGGACCTGGGCAGATGCCCCCTCATGGCATGGCTCCTGGGCAGATGATGCCTGGACagatgcctcatccacagcag GTACCTGAGAATCCACCCAATCACATCCTGTTCTTAACCAACCTGCCAGAGGAGACCAACGAGCTCATGCTGTCGATGCTCTTTAACCA gttccctggGTTCAAGGAGGTGCGCCTGGTGCCCGGCCGTCACGACATCGCCTTTGTGGAGTTTGAGAATGAGGTGCAGGCAGGGGCAGCGCGAGATGCACTGCAGGGCTTCAAGATCACACAGAGCAACGCCATGAAGATCTCCTTTGCCAAGAAATAA